Proteins found in one Acomys russatus chromosome 31, mAcoRus1.1, whole genome shotgun sequence genomic segment:
- the Oaz1 gene encoding LOW QUALITY PROTEIN: ornithine decarboxylase antizyme 1 (The sequence of the model RefSeq protein was modified relative to this genomic sequence to represent the inferred CDS: deleted 2 bases in 2 codons): MVKSSLQRILNSHCFAREKEGDKRSATLHASRIMPLLSQHSRGGCSSESSRVALHCCSNLGPGPRWCSDVPHPPLKIPGGRGNSQRDHSLSASILYSDERLNVTEEPTSNDKTRVLSIQSTLTEAKQVTWRAVWNGGGLYIELPAGPLPEGSKDSFAALLEFAEEQLRADHVFICFPKNREDRAALLRTFSFLGFEIVRPGHPLVPKRPDACFMVYTLEREDPGEED; the protein is encoded by the exons ATGGTGAAATCCTCCCTGCAGCGGATTCTCAACAGCCACTGCTTcgcc agagagaaggaaggggacaaACGCAGCGCCACGCTCCACGCCAGCCGCATCATGCCGCTTCTCAGTCAGCACAGCCGCGGCGGCTGCAGCAGCGAGAG TTCTAGGGTCGCCCTTCATTGCTGTAGTAACCTGGGTCCGGGGCCTCGGTGGTGCTCC GATGTCCCTCACCCACCCCTGAAGATCCCAGGTGGGCGAGGGAACAGTCAGCGGGATCACAGTCTTTCAGCTAGCATCCTGTACTCC GATGAGCGGCTGAATGTGACAGAGGAGCCAACGTCTAACGACAAGACCAGGGTCCTGAGCATCCAGTCCACGCTCACGGAGGCCAAGCAGGTCACCTGGAGGGCGGTGTGGAACGGTGGCGGCCTCTACATCGAGCTCCCAGCTGGGCCTCTGCCTGAGGGCAGCAAGGACAG TTTTGCAGCTCTCCTGGAGTTTGCAGAGGAGCAGCTCCGGGCTGACCACGTTTTCATCTGCTTCCCCAAGAACCGCGAGGACAGAG CCGCCCTACTTCGAACCTTCAGCTTTCTTGGCTTTGAGATTGTGAGACCCGGGCATCCCCTCGTCCCCAAGAGACCCGACGCTTGCTTCATGGTCTACACGCTGGAGAGAGAGGACCCGGGCGAGGAGGACTAG
- the Jsrp1 gene encoding junctional sarcoplasmic reticulum protein 1, producing the protein MTTRGFEDLDGGLGSCLPSDDLPLLEEPRPGRRPDSKARGTSRPADSSTWTHVLQDPATAGAVDIGPKKMERELVAKESDSAGPSKAGASPRSVPARKKSQAAPPLKPPPPPPPPPPPSSDDLPWGDLTLNKCLVLASLVALLGSAFQLCRDAVPGEGAVAAPQQWVSPSSPPKKPASPVPKPQVSVPPSGPPEPKPVPPGPQAQMQVKPELPGSSEATEGLGEPGESTPEVSGEESSPLGDQGSQEKPRKEKPRKGEKLKKEKPRREKPRREERPWATRELRQSLPWRWEAGEGRPRPWRRDSREFKHEKQKRQRLHDNRPRQKHHGGKGRD; encoded by the exons ATGACAACCAGGGGCTTCGAGGATCTGGATGGGGGCCTGGGCAGCTGCCTCCCCAGCGATGACCTCCCATTACTGGAGGAGCCACGCCCAGGCCGGCGGCCCGACAGCAAGGCGAGAG GGACATCCAGGCCAGCAGACTCTAGCACCTGGACACAT GTCCTTCAGGACCCAGCGACAGCTGGCGCTGTGGATATCGGGCccaagaagatggaaagagagctCGTGGCCAAAGAGAGCGACAGCGCAGGACCCAGCAAAGCTGGAGCAA GTCCCCGGAGCGTCCCTGCGCGCAAGAAGTCGCAGGCTGCACCACCCCTGAAGcctcctcctccgccgccgccgccgccgccgccatccAGTGACGACCTGCCCTGGGGAGACCTGACGCTCAACAAGTGCCTGGTGCTGGCCTCGCTGGTGGCGCTGCTGGGCTCGGCTTTCCAACTGTGTCGGG ACGCAGTACCTGGAGAGGGGGCGGTGGCTGCTCCTCAGCAGTGGGTCTCACCCAGCTCTCCACCCAAGAAGCCAGCGTCGCCCGTG CCTAAGCCTCAGGTCTCGGTGCCACCATCTGGGCCTCCTGAGCCCAAGCCTGTGCCACCCGGGCCCCAGGCTCAGATGCAGGTCAAGCCTGAGCTACCAGGGAGCTCTGAGGCTACAGAAGGCCTGGGAGAGCCTGGCGAGTCCACCCCGGAGGTCTCTGGGGAAGAGAGCTCACCTCTAGGGGACCAAGGGTCTCAGGAGAAGCCGCGGAAGGAGAAGCCAAGGAAAGGGGAGAAGCTGAAGAAGGAGAAGCCGAGAAGGGAGAagccaaggagagaggagaggccatGGGCCACCAGGGAACTCCGCCAATCCCTGCCCTGGCGCTGGGAGGCGGGGGAAGGACGCCCTAGGCCATGGAGGCGGGACTCCAGGGAGTTCAAGCACGAAAAGCAAAAGCGGCAGAGGCTCCATGACAACCGGCCCAGACAGAAACACCATGGGGGAAAGGGGCGCGACTGA
- the Lingo3 gene encoding leucine-rich repeat and immunoglobulin-like domain-containing nogo receptor-interacting protein 3: protein MTCWLRMLGLHLLLLPTAPLAAGCPARCECSASTRTVACGRRRLTAIPEGIPAETRLLELSRNRIRCLNPGDLASLPTLEELDLNHNVIAHVEPGAFANLPRLRILRLRGNQLKLIPPGVFTHLDSLTLLDLSENKLVILLDFSFQDLRSLRRLEVGDNDLVFISRRAFAGLLGLAELTLERCNLTSLSPESLGHLRGLGALRLRHLAIPALEDQNFQKLPGLSHLEIDNWPLLEEVAPGSLRGLNLTSLSITHTNITAVPAAALRQQAHLTCLNLSHNPISTVPRGSFRDLVRLRELHLAGALLAVIEPQAFVGLRQIRLLNLSDNLLSTLEENTFHSVNTLETLRVDGNPLACDCRLLWIVQRRKTLNFDGRLPACATPAEVRGDALHNLPDSVLFEYFVCRKPKIRERRLQHVTATEGDDVRFLCRAEGEPAPTVAWVTPQHHTVSTASRGRARVLPGGTLAIADTRPQDSGTYTCVASNAGGNDTYFATLTVQLAANRTQGEGHNETQVGVRFPLDLTTILVSTAMGCITFLGVVLFCFLLLFVWSRGRGQHKNNFSVEYSFRKVDGPAAAAGQGGARKFNMKMI, encoded by the coding sequence ATGACCTGCTGGCTGCGCATGTTGGGCTtgcacttgctgctgctgcccacGGCGCCCCTGGCTGCGGGCTGCCCCGCGCGCTGCGAGTGCTCGGCGTCCACACGCACCGTGGCCTGTGGGCGCCGCCGGCTGACCGCCATCCCCGAGGGCATCCCGGCTGAGACGCGCCTGCTGGAGCTGAGCCGCAACCGCATCCGCTGCCTGAACCCCGGGGACCTGGCGTCGCTGCCCACCCTGGAGGAGCTGGACCTCAACCACAACGTGATCGCCCACGTGGAGCCTGGGGCCTTCGCCAACCTGCCCCGCCTGCGCATCCTGCGTCTCCGTGGCAACCAGCTGAAGCTCATCCCTCCCGGCGTGTTCACGCACCTGGACAGCCTCACGCTGCTGGACCTGAGCGAGAACAAGCTGGTCATCCTGTTGGATTTCAGCTTCCAGGACCTGCGCAGCCTGCGGCGGCTGGAGGTGGGCGACAACGACCTGGTGTTCATTTCCCGCAGGGCCTTCGCGGGGCTGCTGGGGCTGGCTGAGCTCACGCTGGAGCGCTGCAACCTCACGTCGCTGTCCCCAGAGTCGCTGGGCCACCTGCGGGGCCTGGGCGCTCTGCGCCTCCGCCACCTGGCTATCCCCGCCCTGGAGGACCAGAACTTCCAGAAGCTTCCGGGCCTCTCGCATCTGGAGATCGACAACTGGCCGCTGTTGGAGGAGGTGGCCCCAGGCAGCCTGCGTGGGCTGAACCTCACGTCGCTGTCCATCACGCACACAAACATCACGGCTGTGCCCGCCGCCGCGCTGCGACAGCAGGCCCACCTCACGTGCCTCAACCTGTCGCACAACCCCATCAGCACGGTGCCACGCGGCTCGTTCCGAGACCTCGTGCGCCTGCGCGAACTGCACCTAGCCGGGGCCCTGCTGGCCGTCATTGAGCCACAGGCCTTCGTGGGGCTGCGACAGATCCGCCTGCTCAACCTGTCAGACAATCTGCTGTCCACGCTGGAGGAGAACACGTTCCACTCGGTGAACACGCTGGAGACGCTGCGCGTGGACGGCAACCCGCTGGCCTGCGACTGTCGCCTGCTGTGGATCGTGCAGAGGCGGAAGACCCTGAACTTCGACGGCAGGCTCCCCGCCTGCGCCACCCCCGCCGAGGTGCGCGGCGACGCTCTGCACAACCTCCCCGACTCCGTGCTCTTTGAGTACTTCGTGTGTCGCAAGCCCAAGATCCGGGAGAGGCGGCTGCAGCACGTTACCGCCACCGAGGGCGACGACGTGCGCTTCCTGTGCCGCGCCGAGGGCGAGCCCGCGCCCACGGTGGCCTGGGTGACGCCCCAGCACCACACGGTGTCGACCGCCAGCCGGGGCCGGGCACGCGTGCTGCCCGGGGGCACGCTGGCCATCGCGGACACGCGGCCCCAGGACAGTGGCACCTACACGTGCGTGGCCAGCAACGCAGGGGGTAACGACACCTATTTCGCCACCTTGACCGTCCAGCTGGCCGCCAACCGGACCCAGGGCGAAGGGCACAACGAGACGCAGGTGGGCGTCCGGTTCCCGCTGGACCTCACCACCATCCTGGTGTCCACCGCCATGGGGTGCATCACCTTCCTGGGCGTGGtcctcttctgcttcctgctgctctttGTGTGGAGCCGCGGCCGTGGGCAGCACAAGAATAACTTCTCCGTGGAATATTCCTTCCGCAAGGTGGACGGTCCGGCGGCCGCGGCCGGCCAGGGAGGCGCGCGCAAGTTCAACATGAAGATGATCTGA
- the Amh gene encoding muellerian-inhibiting factor translates to MQGARPCPPRSPLELIWVSLPRAPAQLYIKAGPPSLCFTIMQGPPLSLLALLPATLGAVLQADTLKELATSTGGLIFLEDGIWPPSSPPEPSCLVTLKGEGNASKASLRVVGGLGSYEHAFLEAVRESHWGPQDLATFGVCSLGSQPTLPALQRLGAWLEEAGGQQLLVLHLAEVIWEPRLLLKFQEPPAGEARSWEQALLVLYPGPGPQVTVTGTGLQGTQNLCPTRDTRYLVLAVDFPAGAWSDPGLTLTFQPHGEGAALSIAQLQAFLFGSDSRCFTRMTPTLLLLPPPAGPSPQPAHGQLDTMPFPQPGLSLESEDLPHSADPFLETLTRLVRALRGPLTRSSHTRLALDPDALASFPQGLVNLSDPAALERLLDGEEPLLLLLSPTAATTGEPTPLHSPASAPWAAGLARRVAVELQAAASELRDLPGLPPSAPPLLSRLLELCPNNSGSPGDPLRALLLLKALQGLRAEWRGREGRGRTGRSAGTAANELCSLRELSVDLSAERSVLIPETYQANNCQGACAWPQSDRNPRYGNHVVLLLKMQARGAALGRVPCCVPTAYAGKLLISLSEERISAHHVPNMVATECGCR, encoded by the exons ATGCAGGGCGCCAGGCCCTGTCCCCCAAGGTCACCTCTGGAGTTGATATGGGTGTCCCTCCCAAGAGCTCCAGCTCAGCTATACATAAAGGCAGGGCCACCCAGCCTCTGTTTCACCATCATGCAGGGGCCACCCCTCTCTCTGCTGGCACTGCTGCCGGCAACCCTGGGGGCTGTGCTACAGGCTGACACCCTCAAAGAGCTGGCCACCAGCACTGGGGGCCTCATCTTCCTTGAAGATGGGATCTGGCCGCCCAGCAGTCCCCCAGAGCCCTCGTGCCTGGTGACACTGAAAGGAGAGGGGAACGCGAGCAAAGCTTCCCTGAGGGTTGTCGGGGGGCTGGGGAGCTACGAGCATGCCTTCCTGGAGGCTGTacgggagtctcactggggaccCCAAGACCTGGCCACCTTCGGAGTCTGCAGTCTTGGCTCCCAGCCCACCCTGCCAGCTCTGCAGCGCCTGGGTGCCTGGCTAGAGGAGGCTGGGGGGCAGCAGTTGCTGGTCCTGCATCTGGCTGAAG TGATATGGGAACCCAGGCTGTTGCTGAAGTTCCAAGAGCCTCCAGCTGGGGAAGCCAGGTCCTGGGAGCAGGCCCTGCTGGTGCTCTACCCTGGGCCCGGCCCCcaggtcacagtcacagggacTGGGCTGCAGGGCACACAG AACCTCTGCCCTACTCGGGACACCCGTTATTTGGTGCTGGCTGTGGACTTCCCAGCCGGCGCCTGGAGCGACCCTGGCCTGACCCTAACCTTTCAGCCACACGGAGAAG GTGCCGCCCTGAGCATCGCCCAGCTGCAGGCCTTTCTGTTTGGCTCCGACTCCCGCTGTTTCACACGCATGACTcccaccctgctgctgctgccgccacctgCCGGGCCGTCCCCGCAGCCAGCGCATGGCCAACTGGACACCATGCCTTTCCCGCAGCCCGG GCTGTCTCTGGAGTCAGAGGACTTGCCACACAGCGCTGACCCCTTCCTAGAGACCCTCACTCGCTTGGTGCGTGCGCTGCGAGGACCCCTGACTCGGTCCTCGCACACACGTCTAGCCCTGGACCCTGACGCGCTGGCCAGCTTCCCACAGGGCCTGGTCAACCTGTCAGACCCCGCAGCACTGGAACGCCTGCTGGACGGGGAGGaacccctgctcctgctgctatCACCCACTGCGGCCACCACGGGAGAACCCACGCCGCTTCACAGCCCCGCTTCTGCTCCCTGGGCAGCCGGCCTAGCACGCAGGGTGGCTGTGGAGCTCCAGGCAGCGGCCTCGGAGCTGCGGGACCTCCCCGGCTTGCCACCCTCCGCACCCCCGCTGCTGTCGCGTCTCCTGGAGCTGTGCCCCAATAACTCCGGCAGCCCTGGGGACCCGCTACGcgcactgctgctgctgaaggcTCTGCAGGGTCTCCGTGCTGAGTGGCGTGGGCGGGAAGGGCGCGGGAGGACCGGGCGCAGCGCGGGGACAGCAGCAAACGAGCTGTGTTCACTGCGCGAGCTGAGCGTGGACCTGAGCGCAGAGCGCTCTGTCCTCATCCCGGAGACCTACCAGGCCAACAACTGCCAGGGCGCCTGCGCGTGGCCCCAGTCTGACCGCAACCCGCGCTACGGGAACCACGTGGTGCTGCTGCTGAAGATGCAGGCTCGAGGGGCCGCCCTGGGGCGCGTACCCTGCTGCGTGCCCACTGCCTACGCGGGCAAGCTGCTCATCAGCCTGTCTGAGGAGCGCATCAGCGCACACCACGTGCCCAACATGGTGGCCACCGAGTGTGGCTGCCGGTGA